GATGGCGAGTGCGCATCTAAAGTTGAATAGTCACTGTCGATATATCAATTGGTAGGATAAACCTAACAACACAAAATCATCCGCTATACTAAAACAAGACCTGATATATGGATCTTTTGGTTTTATTCTAGGGTGCAGTTGCACAAGGCGGATGACGAATGATTTCATGGTTGCGTAATATTCGAATTGGCTATCGATTAGCACTTGTGGTTGCCATCGCAGCATTTGGTACGCTCATTTTGAGCATTGTAACGCTTAACGAATTTTTTAATACGAGCTACACCGAACGCCAGTTAAAAACCAAACACCTTGTGGAAGCAAGCCACACCATTCTTGGTCAATATCACAACCTAGCGAAATCTGGAACGCTATCAGAAGCAGAGGCCAAAGATCGTGCTCTAGCCGATATCAGAGAACTTAGATACGGCAATGATGACTACTTTTTTATCCTTGATCATCAACCCTCTCTCATCATGCACCCTGTCAAACCCGAATTACAAGGCAAGAACCTAGATCAATCAGCGGACCCTAATGGCAAACGACTATTCCGAGAAATGGTTGATATAGTCGAAAGTGAGGGTGAAGGGTTTGTAGATTACCTTTGGCCAAAACCCGGGTACGATGCACCGGTGGAGAAAGTTTCATTTGTAAAAGGGTTTACGCCTTGGAAGATGATTATCGGTACAGGCATTTACATCGATGACCTTCGAGAACAGCAGTTTGCTTTTTTGAGCCGTTACTCTCTCATCGTTGTGCTATTGTCGCTCCCGCTCATTGGAGCATTAGTATTGATCATTATTAGTATTCGGCAACCCCTACAGGCAACCCTCAGTGCAATGGAGAATATCGCCCAAGGAGAAGGTGATTTAACACTGCGACTCAACGACCACGGCAAAGATGAACTAGGGCGACTAGCCTCTTTATTCAATCAGTTCGTAGCAAGAACTCAATCCACGATACAAGAATTTAAAGATGCAAGCTTACAACTCAACACACTATCAGGGGAAATGAGTCAGGTAGTTGCGGCCAACAAACAAAGCACTGAACAAGAGAAAGTCGAAACACAAAACGCAGCGTCAGCAATTTCTGAAATGGCAGGTTCAACAGAAGATATTGCCAACAATGCCCAACAAGCGGCTCATCAAACAGAGTCTGGGTTAGGCAAAGTATCTCAAAGCAGTCAAGATATCAGCGCATCCATGTCGGGTCTGACGTTACTCGCAAATGAACTAGACAACAGCAAACAAGCAGTAAGCGAATTAACTGAGAACGCCTCAAAAATAGGCTCTATACTCGACGTTATACGAGGCATAGCCGAACAGACTAACCTGCTGGCACTCAACGCGGCTATCGAAGCTGCCCGAGCCGGTGAAGCAGGCAGAGGCTTTGCAGTAGTGGCCGATGAAGTCCGAGGGTTAGCTACCCGAACACAGGAGTCAACAGACGAGATTCAAACGATGATTCAACAAATTCAGAATGGCGTACAGGGTGTAACGCACTCGGTAGATGTGGCTCATAATCACTCTGTCGAGACCAAACAGTCTGCTGAAACCGCCGAAGCAATGTTAGCGGAAGTCAACCATGCGATGCAGGAGATCACCTCAATTACTAGCCAAATTGCAACAGCTACCGAGCAACAAGCATCTGTCGCAAATGAAATCAGCAGTAACACCTGTAATATCGCTGAATTAGTGGATAAAGGCGCATCTGATTTTGACCATGTCAGCGACTCAGCTGAAGCCATACAGCGACTCAGCCAAGTATTGGCCGATAAAGTCGGCCAGTTTAAAGTTTAGCCCCAGGCAATAGAGCACCCAATTAATCTGTTTATGGCCAATCGGAGTCGGCTAATTTAGACCAAACAAGCTTTCCGTTTAAGCGGTAAAGCAAAAAAAATAGATGTAATCACACAGCGTCATACACCACTAAAATCATGGTCTATACTGATGACATTACCTCAGTTTTGTTAACTTTTATTGTTGGTAGGTTGCCTAGATGTGGTCACGACTTAGTATTCAACACAAAATTACAGCCATCACGGTGACTGTTTTAATCATTTCACTTGCAATCTCTGCGACTTTTAACAACTCCTCTTCACGGACCTTAATAAGTGACCGTTTAGAACACAAAGAGCTACCTTCTGTGCTGAGAGAGATTGGTAATAAGATAGAAAAAGAGATATACGCCCCCATCAATGGATCTATGGCGATTGCTCAAAACGCTTACTTTCAGCGCTGGGTAGCCGCGGGAGAGCCTGCAACAGAACAGCAGGAAACCATCGATTTCTTACTACAAACCAAGCAGACCACTAGCGCCAGTGTAGCATTCTACGTATCGAACATTAGTAATAACTACTACACCGAAAAAGGCGTCATCAAACAGGTATCAAAAAACAACGAGCACGACCAG
This genomic window from Alkalimarinus sediminis contains:
- a CDS encoding methyl-accepting chemotaxis protein — its product is MISWLRNIRIGYRLALVVAIAAFGTLILSIVTLNEFFNTSYTERQLKTKHLVEASHTILGQYHNLAKSGTLSEAEAKDRALADIRELRYGNDDYFFILDHQPSLIMHPVKPELQGKNLDQSADPNGKRLFREMVDIVESEGEGFVDYLWPKPGYDAPVEKVSFVKGFTPWKMIIGTGIYIDDLREQQFAFLSRYSLIVVLLSLPLIGALVLIIISIRQPLQATLSAMENIAQGEGDLTLRLNDHGKDELGRLASLFNQFVARTQSTIQEFKDASLQLNTLSGEMSQVVAANKQSTEQEKVETQNAASAISEMAGSTEDIANNAQQAAHQTESGLGKVSQSSQDISASMSGLTLLANELDNSKQAVSELTENASKIGSILDVIRGIAEQTNLLALNAAIEAARAGEAGRGFAVVADEVRGLATRTQESTDEIQTMIQQIQNGVQGVTHSVDVAHNHSVETKQSAETAEAMLAEVNHAMQEITSITSQIATATEQQASVANEISSNTCNIAELVDKGASDFDHVSDSAEAIQRLSQVLADKVGQFKV